One genomic window of Tatumella citrea includes the following:
- a CDS encoding nucleotidyl transferase AbiEii/AbiGii toxin family protein, whose amino-acid sequence MKEIYKKQVQLLLDVLPEVAKEDCFAMHGGTAINLFYHDMPRLSVDIDLTYVPVADRNSSLEGINQALLRVKGNIQNVRSGIQIEHRADVCKLQVTEQGVLIKIEVNTVGRGLIANAVKMPLCNTAQEIFDAFCAMPVVSRSQLYGGKLCAALDRQHPRDLFDVKLMLQETGFTDDIRHGLIYGLASSTRPVHEMLDPHLLDQRSAYENQFQGMSDIPFSYEDYEQTRKQLVSMIRESLTTEDKAFLLSFSRAEPDWSLYEFRHFPSVKWKLHNLEKLRTEKPLKWQEQLDKAEALLSQ is encoded by the coding sequence ATGAAAGAGATTTACAAAAAGCAGGTACAGTTACTACTTGATGTGCTTCCTGAAGTGGCAAAAGAAGATTGTTTCGCTATGCATGGTGGTACGGCTATCAATCTTTTCTATCACGATATGCCGAGACTGTCGGTTGATATCGACCTGACATACGTACCGGTTGCTGACCGCAATAGCAGTCTCGAAGGAATCAATCAGGCTTTATTGCGTGTTAAGGGCAATATTCAAAACGTGAGGTCTGGTATACAGATAGAGCACAGGGCGGATGTCTGCAAGCTTCAGGTGACGGAACAAGGTGTACTGATCAAAATAGAGGTCAACACCGTCGGCAGAGGACTGATCGCTAACGCAGTTAAGATGCCACTGTGCAATACAGCCCAGGAGATCTTTGATGCATTCTGTGCGATGCCCGTGGTCTCCAGGTCACAACTTTATGGTGGTAAATTGTGTGCGGCTCTTGACCGCCAACATCCTCGCGATTTGTTCGACGTCAAACTGATGCTTCAGGAGACAGGATTTACGGACGACATCAGGCACGGGCTAATCTATGGGTTGGCCAGCAGTACCCGGCCGGTACACGAAATGCTAGACCCACATTTGCTTGACCAACGTAGTGCTTATGAAAATCAGTTCCAGGGAATGAGTGACATTCCTTTTAGCTATGAGGATTACGAGCAGACGAGAAAGCAACTGGTATCAATGATACGTGAAAGCCTGACGACTGAAGATAAAGCATTTCTCCTGAGTTTCAGTCGTGCAGAACCCGACTGGTCTCTGTATGAATTCAGGCATTTTCCCTCGGTCAAATGGAAACTGCACAACCTTGAAAAACTGCGAACGGAGAAACCCCTGAAATGGCAGGAACAACTTGATAAAGCAGAAGCGCTACTGAGTCAGTGA
- a CDS encoding glutathione S-transferase family protein, translating to MMQLYFATTSTFVRKVMVCARLLNLSDDIELLDSAAHPVDRDERIASFNPLAKVPALRTAEGLCLYDSRVICEYLNSLAQGTLIPHSGEARWISLTRQALGDGLADAALLAHYEFNARPPEKQWQGWADAQLKKVNAALAESERQATGFSRQPDDIGLISIGCALGYLDFRFAQFHWRENHPQLAAWFAVFDTHPAMVESRPHV from the coding sequence ATGATGCAACTTTACTTCGCAACGACATCAACATTTGTCCGAAAAGTGATGGTCTGCGCCCGACTGTTAAATCTTAGCGATGATATTGAGTTGCTGGATTCTGCCGCACACCCGGTCGATCGCGACGAACGTATTGCCTCCTTCAACCCTCTGGCGAAGGTACCGGCGTTACGTACAGCAGAGGGTTTATGTCTCTACGATAGCCGGGTCATTTGTGAATATCTCAATTCTCTTGCTCAGGGGACATTAATTCCTCATAGCGGAGAAGCACGCTGGATAAGCCTGACACGTCAGGCTCTGGGAGACGGACTCGCCGATGCGGCGCTGTTAGCGCATTATGAATTCAACGCCCGGCCACCGGAAAAGCAGTGGCAGGGATGGGCTGATGCCCAACTGAAGAAGGTTAACGCAGCGCTGGCAGAAAGTGAGAGACAGGCGACAGGTTTTAGCCGGCAACCTGATGATATCGGACTGATCTCGATTGGTTGTGCTCTGGGCTACCTTGATTTTCGTTTTGCTCAGTTTCACTGGCGTGAAAACCACCCGCAACTTGCTGCATGGTTTGCTGTTTTCGATACACATCCGGCAATGGTTGAATCGCGTCCGCACGTATAA
- a CDS encoding ABC transporter ATP-binding protein has product MVSAEITPFPQSKTEHLKSGKQHIAVRLDGVLKRFGESVALHKISLIIEEGEFITLLGPSGCGKTTLLNLMAGFTETDGGEIFIDGEPVTEIPPYQREIGIVFQNYALFPHMSVEKNVGYGLRMRGVSKTEITERVEQALALVKLAGYGQRKPRELSGGQQQRVALARALVIRPKVLLLDEPFSALDKNLRLSMQVELKAIQRKLGVTTVFVTHDQGEALSMSDRIVVMSAGHVRQIGTPNVVYHHPADPFVAGFVGDVNILPGVYAGRDSTAIIELGGNTVRLPAERVNATVGDRLDVYVRPENIRLVSLGPDALFSATVITHVFQGDHVDVYLDVPSLNTASLFVRQSGLDSLNDWPVGRVAGISFDEKSISAFRSTESEGK; this is encoded by the coding sequence ATGGTTAGTGCAGAAATCACCCCATTTCCTCAGTCAAAAACAGAACACCTGAAATCTGGTAAACAGCACATCGCTGTACGGCTGGATGGTGTATTGAAACGTTTTGGAGAGTCCGTTGCGTTGCATAAAATTTCCTTAATCATTGAGGAAGGGGAATTCATTACATTACTTGGCCCTTCAGGTTGTGGAAAAACGACGCTACTCAATTTAATGGCAGGGTTTACCGAAACGGATGGCGGGGAAATCTTCATCGATGGTGAGCCAGTGACGGAAATCCCTCCTTACCAGCGCGAGATCGGGATTGTCTTCCAGAATTATGCGCTATTCCCACATATGTCAGTAGAGAAAAACGTGGGCTACGGTTTACGCATGCGTGGTGTCTCAAAAACAGAAATCACTGAACGGGTTGAACAGGCACTGGCACTGGTGAAACTTGCTGGCTACGGTCAACGAAAACCGCGTGAACTCTCAGGCGGACAGCAGCAACGTGTGGCACTTGCGAGGGCGCTGGTTATTCGTCCTAAAGTACTGCTGTTGGATGAGCCATTTTCAGCGTTAGATAAGAATCTGCGTTTGTCGATGCAAGTCGAACTAAAAGCAATTCAGCGTAAGCTTGGAGTGACCACTGTTTTCGTCACCCATGACCAGGGGGAAGCCCTGAGTATGAGTGACCGCATCGTTGTTATGTCGGCAGGCCACGTGCGCCAGATCGGCACTCCAAATGTGGTTTATCATCATCCTGCCGATCCGTTCGTTGCAGGATTTGTGGGTGATGTAAATATCCTGCCTGGTGTCTATGCCGGGCGTGACAGCACAGCAATCATCGAACTGGGAGGAAATACAGTACGCCTGCCTGCCGAGCGCGTGAATGCGACCGTTGGTGATCGTCTGGATGTATATGTTCGTCCGGAAAATATCCGCTTAGTCTCCCTCGGGCCGGATGCGCTGTTCAGTGCAACTGTAATTACTCACGTATTTCAGGGTGATCATGTTGATGTGTACCTTGATGTACCTTCCCTTAATACAGCATCACTGTTTGTGAGGCAGTCCGGTCTGGATTCATTAAATGACTGGCCGGTCGGTCGGGTTGCCGGAATCAGTTTTGATGAGAAAAGTATCTCTGCATTCAGATCCACAGAATCGGAGGGAAAGTAA
- a CDS encoding 2-hydroxyacid dehydrogenase, producing the protein MSTLVFYSEFDSFEQWSALLAPYLPGVTICRAEAVNDTDDVHYALAWKPPRNFFAPYPNLKLLVNLGAGVDSLTGRDDLPDIPILRLSDPEMAQMMAGYVLFAVLRYARDIPVFERAQRQRRWHYLHPRVPGSIRVGVLGLGELGSRSAQELARQGFDVRGWSRTQKEIAGILCSSGLSELDSFLSESDILVVMLPLTPQTQGLLTAERLKKLPHGASFINVSRGAIVDQPALTAALQCGQIAEATLDVFDREPLPPEDPLWQMENVLITPHLASVAIPASAALQVAENILRSMRGEPVTNQVFPERGY; encoded by the coding sequence ATGAGTACTTTAGTTTTTTACAGTGAATTCGACAGTTTTGAACAATGGTCTGCCTTACTCGCTCCTTATTTGCCAGGTGTAACCATCTGCCGGGCCGAAGCAGTGAATGATACGGATGACGTACACTATGCGTTGGCATGGAAACCACCACGCAACTTTTTTGCGCCTTATCCTAATCTGAAACTGCTGGTCAATCTGGGGGCAGGTGTTGATTCACTGACCGGCAGGGATGATTTACCGGATATACCTATCCTCCGGCTGTCTGACCCGGAGATGGCCCAAATGATGGCAGGGTATGTACTGTTTGCTGTTTTGCGTTATGCCCGCGATATTCCTGTTTTTGAACGTGCTCAACGCCAAAGGCGCTGGCACTATCTGCATCCACGGGTTCCTGGCAGTATCCGTGTGGGAGTCCTGGGACTCGGAGAGCTGGGATCCAGAAGCGCGCAGGAGCTGGCGAGACAGGGCTTTGATGTACGGGGCTGGTCGCGGACACAGAAAGAGATAGCGGGAATTCTGTGCAGCAGCGGCCTTTCAGAACTGGATAGTTTCCTGTCAGAAAGTGATATTCTGGTAGTGATGCTGCCGTTAACGCCACAGACACAAGGGCTGCTTACTGCTGAACGTCTGAAAAAATTACCGCATGGTGCGTCATTTATAAATGTTTCACGGGGCGCAATTGTTGATCAGCCAGCGCTGACAGCGGCATTACAGTGCGGACAGATTGCCGAAGCGACACTGGATGTATTTGATCGAGAGCCGCTTCCGCCAGAAGATCCGCTGTGGCAAATGGAAAACGTTCTGATTACCCCTCATCTTGCGTCGGTGGCTATTCCCGCCAGTGCCGCACTTCAGGTGGCCGAAAATATTCTGCGATCCATGCGCGGGGAACCAGTCACTAATCAGGTATTTCCTGAACGGGGCTATTAA
- a CDS encoding type II 3-dehydroquinate dehydratase — MLQQIYFLNGPNANLYGLDKNGTYGSESFVSIGERCQKRAETQGVALQFRQSNHEGVLVDWIQEARQHASGLIINAAGLTYSSVPILDALLMFEGPVIEVHMSNIWKREPFRHHSMVSKAATGVIAGLGATGYELAIDAVINLLGDPAI; from the coding sequence ATGTTACAACAGATCTATTTTCTGAATGGGCCGAATGCCAATCTTTATGGTCTCGATAAGAACGGTACCTATGGGAGTGAAAGCTTTGTCAGTATTGGTGAACGTTGCCAGAAACGCGCGGAAACTCAGGGAGTTGCCTTGCAATTCCGGCAAAGTAATCATGAAGGCGTACTGGTTGACTGGATTCAGGAAGCACGACAACACGCGTCAGGTCTGATTATCAATGCTGCAGGTCTGACTTACAGCTCAGTCCCAATTCTTGATGCGTTGTTGATGTTCGAAGGCCCCGTCATTGAAGTTCACATGAGCAATATCTGGAAACGCGAACCGTTCCGCCATCATTCGATGGTCTCCAAAGCGGCCACCGGAGTAATTGCCGGACTTGGGGCAACAGGCTATGAACTGGCGATTGACGCGGTAATCAATTTGCTCGGGGACCCTGCCATATGA
- a CDS encoding NAD(P)H-quinone oxidoreductase, producing the protein MLPEIMNAVIARQPGGADMLELVQRPVPQPAFGEVLIQVIYAGVNRPDIMQRNGIAVPPGVTDILGLEVSGNIVAVGAGVEHLSVGTPVMALLNGGGYAGYCIARAELCLILPESLSLAEAAGVPEAAFTVWHNLFELGRLQPGETVLIHGAASGVGTFALQCAQACGAQVIATAGGREKIAALRELGVWRAIDRHNEDFVEVINQITNGQGVDIVLDNVGGDYVSRNLRVLAPQGRHVSLGFMQGARIELDLQLIMRKGLSLTSSTLRPKSSAEKARLARCIEKHLLPLMSAGKISPVLHQIVPLADVAQAHRILETNANTGKVLLEVAPEAVV; encoded by the coding sequence ATGCTGCCGGAAATAATGAATGCAGTCATTGCCCGCCAACCCGGTGGAGCGGACATGTTAGAGCTGGTGCAGCGTCCTGTCCCACAACCGGCTTTCGGTGAAGTCCTGATTCAGGTTATTTATGCGGGTGTCAATCGTCCCGATATTATGCAACGCAATGGAATCGCGGTTCCGCCCGGCGTTACTGATATTTTAGGGCTGGAAGTTTCAGGAAATATCGTCGCAGTAGGGGCCGGGGTCGAACACCTCTCTGTCGGAACACCGGTAATGGCCCTGCTGAATGGTGGAGGCTATGCAGGCTACTGCATAGCCCGCGCTGAACTATGTTTAATTCTCCCCGAAAGCTTATCGTTGGCAGAAGCAGCAGGCGTCCCTGAAGCTGCATTTACGGTCTGGCATAATTTGTTTGAACTTGGACGGTTGCAACCTGGCGAAACCGTACTTATCCATGGCGCTGCAAGTGGCGTCGGTACTTTTGCATTGCAATGTGCACAGGCGTGCGGTGCACAGGTTATTGCCACCGCCGGTGGCAGGGAAAAGATTGCCGCCCTCCGGGAATTGGGGGTATGGCGAGCTATCGATCGCCATAATGAAGATTTTGTGGAGGTGATTAACCAGATAACTAATGGGCAGGGCGTAGATATAGTGCTGGATAATGTCGGCGGCGATTACGTCTCCCGTAACCTCCGTGTATTAGCACCGCAAGGGCGTCATGTGAGTTTAGGGTTTATGCAGGGGGCCAGAATTGAGCTGGATTTACAACTGATTATGCGCAAAGGATTGAGCCTGACCTCCTCAACGCTTCGACCGAAAAGCAGTGCAGAGAAAGCTCGTCTTGCACGATGCATTGAAAAGCATCTGTTGCCATTGATGAGTGCCGGTAAAATCTCACCGGTTCTGCATCAAATTGTTCCGCTTGCCGATGTTGCTCAGGCTCACCGGATTCTGGAAACGAATGCTAATACCGGTAAGGTCCTGTTAGAGGTGGCTCCGGAGGCGGTCGTATGA
- a CDS encoding DUF1028 domain-containing protein, translating to MTFSIIGHCPDSGQLGIAVCSDGVAVGARSLLLRSQVGVVSSLNSRLPFPGRHILDLIEQGVSPDIALKTGLNDDKYLPFHQVVVFASNGLRAFYSGQHIPAISNVAIGENCVAAGHSLVSQQVITDMTNAFEKQQGQLTERLIAAMIAGVKAGGETGRVHSSALSVIGELLWPVVDLRVDWTEGDPVQELDLLWQAYKPQMQDYITRALNPESAPGYGVPGDE from the coding sequence ATGACGTTTTCAATTATTGGACACTGTCCGGACTCCGGTCAGTTGGGTATTGCGGTGTGTTCAGACGGTGTGGCTGTCGGAGCCCGTAGTCTGCTACTGCGCAGCCAGGTCGGGGTGGTTTCGAGCCTGAACTCCCGCTTACCGTTTCCGGGCAGGCATATTCTGGACCTTATAGAACAGGGTGTATCACCCGATATTGCGCTCAAAACCGGACTTAATGACGATAAATACCTGCCGTTTCACCAGGTGGTGGTGTTTGCCAGTAACGGGCTCAGGGCTTTTTACAGTGGCCAACACATCCCGGCAATCAGTAATGTGGCCATTGGTGAAAACTGTGTCGCAGCGGGTCATTCGTTGGTAAGTCAGCAGGTTATTACCGATATGACCAATGCGTTCGAAAAGCAGCAGGGGCAACTGACCGAGCGACTGATCGCTGCGATGATCGCAGGAGTGAAAGCTGGCGGAGAGACCGGGCGTGTACACTCATCTGCGTTATCGGTGATTGGTGAACTTCTGTGGCCTGTCGTCGATTTACGTGTTGACTGGACTGAGGGAGATCCTGTTCAGGAACTTGATCTGCTATGGCAGGCTTACAAGCCACAGATGCAGGATTATATCACCCGCGCGCTAAATCCTGAGAGTGCTCCGGGCTATGGGGTTCCCGGCGACGAATAA
- a CDS encoding LysR family transcriptional regulator encodes MLSRITQRQLEYFVASGEAGSIIGASERIHVSSPSISAAITHIESELGVQLFVRHHAQGVSLTAIGQQVLREARLILSQMSNLYTIASESLNNVRGPLRVGCLDTLAPMLTPELVFGYGRAFPGVRITLIEGNHEQLLRQLRSADIDIALTYDLVPVNDIEFQPLAKLPPYLMVGEHHPLANQPAATLQDLAEMPMVLLDMPCSREYFLSLFSQAGITPNIVMRSGNLEVVRAMVANGVGFAITNVRPKANLSQDGKRLIRVRLAGVNQPMQLGYATVASAHHSMVVNAFAERCRMFISDQYIPGMAAPSYFDPQAVRVA; translated from the coding sequence ATGCTCAGTCGCATTACTCAGCGTCAGCTGGAATACTTTGTCGCCTCCGGCGAAGCGGGCAGTATTATTGGTGCCTCGGAACGTATCCACGTTTCCTCGCCATCAATCTCTGCTGCAATTACTCATATTGAGTCGGAGCTGGGCGTTCAGTTATTTGTCCGCCACCATGCTCAGGGCGTATCTCTGACAGCCATTGGTCAGCAGGTATTAAGAGAGGCAAGACTGATTCTGTCGCAAATGTCTAACCTCTATACTATCGCTTCAGAATCGCTGAATAATGTTCGTGGCCCTTTACGCGTGGGCTGCCTTGATACGCTCGCCCCAATGCTGACTCCTGAACTGGTATTTGGGTATGGTCGTGCTTTCCCGGGAGTACGTATCACGTTGATTGAAGGTAATCATGAACAGTTACTCAGGCAATTGCGCAGTGCAGATATCGATATTGCACTGACTTATGATTTGGTACCAGTTAATGATATTGAATTTCAGCCACTTGCCAAACTTCCGCCCTACCTTATGGTTGGGGAACACCATCCACTGGCCAACCAGCCTGCAGCTACTCTCCAGGACCTGGCAGAAATGCCGATGGTTTTACTCGATATGCCGTGCAGCAGGGAATATTTCCTTAGTTTGTTTAGTCAGGCCGGTATCACCCCGAATATAGTAATGCGCTCAGGTAATCTGGAGGTAGTGCGTGCGATGGTGGCAAATGGCGTGGGCTTTGCCATCACTAATGTTCGCCCTAAAGCAAACCTGTCACAGGATGGGAAACGATTAATTCGTGTGCGACTGGCGGGTGTCAACCAGCCTATGCAACTTGGGTATGCCACTGTAGCCAGTGCTCATCATTCTATGGTGGTGAATGCTTTCGCCGAACGTTGCCGGATGTTTATCTCCGATCAATATATTCCGGGAATGGCTGCACCCAGCTATTTCGATCCACAGGCCGTTCGTGTTGCATGA